In Candidatus Falkowbacteria bacterium, one DNA window encodes the following:
- a CDS encoding divalent metal cation transporter — protein sequence MVKFPDEILKEAEEKASEIHKPTSHKKRIKIGRFLRILGPGIVTGAADDDCSGIATYSQAGSQFGLKLPWTMLFTFPLMTAVQEACMRIGAVTGKGLAAVVRSNYSKKILYPVVLLVVCANTLNIGSDIGAMAASTELIFPNIPFAVLAIIIALLIITAEVLIPYRMYIHILKWLAMALFAYFITAFLINVPWKEVLTATLIPQIEFNTAFLYIIVGVFGTTISPYLFFWQTSNVVEDEIASHRLSLKNGVPKLSKSYLKKLRIDTVVGMLFSNVSAWFIIIVAAVVLNRAGVTNISSAADAARALEPLVNTFPHAGFLAKLIFAIGVIGIGFQAIPVLAGSSAYAVAETFSWKEGLYRKFKQSRNFYFVIILGTLVGLIFNFIGFDPIKALVFTAVFNGIAAVPLIYLITKVSSREDIMGEHKSHWLSKLGLWTAFVVMGIFAVALLLSFIPFS from the coding sequence ATGGTTAAATTCCCTGATGAAATACTAAAAGAAGCTGAAGAAAAAGCGTCTGAAATCCATAAACCAACTAGCCATAAAAAACGCATAAAAATTGGCCGTTTTTTGCGTATTTTAGGCCCTGGCATTGTTACTGGTGCGGCCGATGATGATTGTTCTGGAATTGCGACTTATTCTCAGGCCGGTTCCCAATTTGGCTTAAAGTTGCCTTGGACCATGCTTTTCACCTTTCCTCTAATGACCGCTGTTCAGGAGGCTTGTATGCGTATTGGAGCTGTCACTGGTAAAGGTTTAGCGGCTGTAGTTAGAAGTAATTATTCTAAAAAAATTCTTTATCCGGTTGTCTTGCTAGTTGTTTGTGCTAACACGCTAAATATTGGTTCTGACATTGGCGCCATGGCGGCTAGTACTGAATTGATTTTCCCAAATATACCTTTTGCGGTTTTAGCCATAATCATTGCGCTACTCATAATTACCGCAGAAGTCTTGATTCCTTATCGCATGTACATCCATATTCTAAAATGGTTGGCCATGGCATTGTTTGCTTATTTTATAACTGCCTTTTTAATTAATGTTCCCTGGAAAGAAGTTTTGACAGCTACGCTTATTCCTCAAATTGAATTTAATACTGCCTTTCTCTATATTATTGTCGGTGTTTTTGGTACAACAATTTCTCCTTATTTATTCTTTTGGCAAACTAGCAACGTAGTAGAAGATGAAATAGCTAGCCACAGACTAAGCTTAAAAAACGGTGTTCCAAAGTTATCAAAATCATATTTAAAAAAATTGCGAATTGATACCGTGGTTGGAATGTTATTCTCAAACGTTTCAGCTTGGTTCATTATCATCGTCGCCGCAGTAGTTTTAAATCGCGCTGGCGTTACTAACATCAGCAGCGCAGCTGATGCAGCTCGGGCCTTAGAACCCTTAGTTAACACTTTCCCGCACGCTGGATTTTTAGCTAAACTAATCTTTGCCATTGGCGTCATTGGAATTGGTTTTCAGGCTATTCCAGTCTTAGCCGGATCATCTGCCTATGCTGTTGCTGAGACTTTTAGTTGGAAAGAGGGTCTATATCGCAAATTCAAGCAATCCCGCAACTTCTATTTTGTTATTATTTTAGGTACTTTAGTCGGACTTATCTTCAATTTTATTGGCTTTGATCCAATCAAGGCCTTGGTCTTTACTGCAGTGTTTAATGGAATTGCCGCTGTTCCGCTAATTTATCTTATTACGAAAGTTTCTAGCCGCGAAGATATTATGGGCGAACACAAAAGCCACTGGCTATCAAAACTTGGCTTATGGACAGCCTTTGTTGTAATGGGAATATTTGCAGTAGCACTACTACTATCTTTCATACCTTTTAGCTAG
- a CDS encoding radical SAM protein: MELNKPKFASWESTLSCPLRCKHCGLLGGKPRLNELSTDKAINMLDKLSTFGVKNLIISGGEFTHRKDWLVILEVALSLFKLVRIITSGHQGKKLFTELSKINKTANLVVSVSLDGAIKNHDLRRGRGSFNSVMEIINFPTPITKHVLTTVDKLNIIDCLDVLRICLQNKVSLWSLQISLPAGRMKPGLFLGQDKIILLAEQIKIWKEAFKNKLEISPDDCFANLFPKRSWGDWTGCHAGKNLITILSDGSITGCPTMGDTIAGNIKTDTLDSIWQSKTMSEIRNSVPKECLECGQCAGGCKAVNKLFKKQFCSPN; encoded by the coding sequence ATGGAACTAAACAAACCTAAATTCGCTTCCTGGGAATCAACCCTGTCTTGTCCACTAAGGTGCAAGCACTGTGGTTTACTAGGCGGGAAGCCTCGCTTAAACGAATTATCAACTGACAAGGCTATAAATATGCTAGATAAATTAAGCACCTTTGGAGTAAAAAATCTAATCATTTCGGGCGGTGAATTCACTCACAGAAAAGATTGGTTAGTTATCCTTGAAGTAGCCTTAAGTTTATTTAAATTAGTAAGAATAATTACTAGCGGTCATCAAGGCAAAAAATTGTTTACCGAGCTAAGCAAAATAAATAAAACCGCCAATCTAGTTGTCTCGGTTAGCTTGGACGGAGCTATAAAAAATCATGATTTAAGAAGAGGTCGGGGTTCATTTAATTCAGTGATGGAAATTATAAATTTCCCTACGCCTATTACCAAACATGTTTTAACAACCGTAGACAAGCTAAATATTATTGACTGCCTAGACGTACTGAGAATTTGTCTACAAAACAAAGTCTCATTATGGAGCTTACAAATTTCTTTACCGGCCGGAAGAATGAAGCCTGGGTTATTTTTAGGGCAAGACAAAATAATTCTATTGGCTGAGCAAATTAAAATCTGGAAGGAAGCTTTCAAGAACAAGTTAGAAATTTCACCTGATGATTGCTTTGCGAATCTTTTTCCAAAAAGATCATGGGGAGACTGGACAGGTTGTCATGCCGGAAAAAATCTCATAACAATCTTAAGCGATGGCTCAATAACTGGCTGTCCGACAATGGGTGATACAATTGCTGGCAACATTAAAACAGACACGCTTGATAGTATTTGGCAGTCAAAAACCATGTCAGAAATACGAAATTCTGTCCCAAAAGAATGCCTTGAGTGCGGTCAATGCGCGGGAGGCTGTAAAGCAGTAAATAAATTATTTAAAAAACAATTTTGTTCACCAAACTAA
- a CDS encoding DUF4931 domain-containing protein gives MKKSEIRKDYLSNRYVIIAPGRKKRPHQFSQQIFETHTDSPFTTDKIKKGAILDSIGKAASRIIAIANRFPAVTPNNPKAYGFQEVIVETPSPNTRLADLSLKQVKDLFTMYQRRTKFLLKKSKLNYLICFKNEGLDAGASISHAHSQIFATEVVPLRIVETKDRLSEYKIEHGHSFYKDIIKKEMKSPRGIFEDKNLAVFCPYASAYENEVWIVTKRELADITKLTGAELNSMAKALLYLLQPLKKMNAPYNYFFHAVKGSAPEHICLRIQPRAHIWSGVELDSSMTVNWVVPEDAAKMYRKAFKNS, from the coding sequence ATGAAAAAATCAGAAATTCGAAAGGATTATTTATCTAATCGTTACGTGATTATTGCTCCAGGCCGAAAAAAACGACCACATCAGTTTAGCCAACAGATTTTTGAAACTCATACCGACAGTCCTTTTACGACTGATAAGATAAAAAAGGGAGCCATTTTAGATTCTATCGGCAAAGCTGCAAGCAGAATTATTGCTATTGCCAATAGGTTTCCGGCAGTCACGCCAAATAACCCTAAAGCTTATGGTTTTCAGGAGGTGATTGTTGAAACGCCTAGTCCAAACACGCGCTTGGCTGATTTAAGTCTTAAACAGGTAAAAGATTTGTTTACCATGTACCAGAGGCGTACTAAATTTTTGTTGAAAAAATCAAAACTTAATTATTTAATTTGTTTCAAGAATGAGGGGTTAGATGCTGGTGCCTCGATTTCGCATGCCCACTCACAAATTTTTGCGACTGAAGTCGTACCCTTGAGAATCGTTGAAACCAAAGATCGTTTAAGTGAATATAAGATTGAACATGGTCATTCTTTTTATAAAGACATTATTAAGAAGGAAATGAAGTCGCCACGCGGAATTTTTGAAGATAAAAATTTAGCTGTTTTTTGCCCTTATGCTAGTGCTTATGAAAATGAGGTCTGGATTGTTACTAAGCGAGAGCTGGCTGATATTACTAAGTTGACCGGCGCCGAATTAAACTCAATGGCTAAAGCTTTGTTATATTTATTACAACCATTGAAAAAAATGAATGCGCCTTATAATTACTTTTTCCATGCTGTTAAAGGATCAGCTCCAGAGCATATCTGTTTACGAATTCAACCTCGAGCACATATTTGGTCAGGAGTTGAGCTTGATTCAAGTATGACAGTCAATTGGGTAGTGCCAGAAGATGCAGCTAAAATGTACAGAAAAGCCTTTAAAAATAGCTAA
- a CDS encoding chromosome segregation SMC family protein, whose translation MYLEKLEVQGFKSFANKNSLVFPGIIDQDRRGLTAVVGPNGSGKSNIADSVRWALGEQSMKTLRGKKSEDVIFSGSDKKGKLGMAEVSLFFNNEDRQAPLDFSHFVLTRRLYRDGESEYLINNAKVRLLDVQMLLAKANVGQKTYSVIGQGTVEGFLNTSLSERKEFFDEATGVKQFQIKRDDSLNKLRSSLEHLGQAEMLLAEIEPRLGHLTRQVTKLKKRGEVEVELRELQLAYYRTVWHELNDRFKEANEKLLVLEKNKQVKEKKLISLQNELESLERNSSSDREFNTLQRTLAEKQVEKEKIAAELAKIDARLEVGLERAGKFDTAFLKRRQGELDREKIRLDEELVRLNETVVSAKKDVDALEIDREKLTKEITALHEALGSDEAISRDDELVKMEKRLNKSLEMLGVAEQLEDPVMIKRALTELRKELSELSELAAHLTQSSSKKTQSSLVALTQRKEAILERLVDSRHTLTVNEERLRLEETKRKDIERELSSIANTVKSDTGANPADRQAVEQNLAAIDKELTSIRQRLSVYTNEQTEARQKFFALQSSLQTLQNEINSIANELNENKVEAARQETKLEDLENGIRQDLGGLKEVRDERAKESLDRSSVQDKIMQLKRQMELIGGIDPEIESEYISTKERHDFLMNQVDDLLATGQSLEQVIEELDAKIKERFDKEFKIISQKFEEYFKILFNGGIAKIIKVMADDENDEKDDTKEEVPEPVIMSASATKLKRIKYLQKYNATGLAGIEIQATPPGKKIKSITMLSGGERALTAIALICAIISANPSPFVVLDEVDAALDEANSERLAKILDDLSHKTQFIVITHNRASMLRAAVLYGVTMQEDGVSKLLSIKLDEAKFR comes from the coding sequence ATGTATTTAGAAAAGCTAGAAGTTCAAGGTTTCAAATCGTTTGCCAATAAAAATAGCCTAGTTTTCCCTGGTATTATTGATCAGGATAGACGCGGCTTAACGGCAGTGGTTGGACCTAATGGATCAGGTAAATCAAATATCGCTGATTCAGTGCGTTGGGCATTGGGTGAGCAAAGTATGAAAACACTTCGTGGTAAAAAATCCGAAGATGTTATTTTTTCTGGTTCTGACAAAAAAGGCAAGCTCGGTATGGCTGAGGTGTCTTTATTTTTTAATAACGAAGATCGACAGGCGCCGCTAGATTTTTCACATTTTGTTTTAACGCGTCGTCTTTACCGTGATGGTGAAAGTGAATATTTAATAAACAATGCCAAGGTTCGTTTATTAGACGTGCAGATGTTATTGGCCAAAGCTAACGTTGGGCAGAAAACCTATAGCGTTATTGGCCAAGGTACAGTTGAAGGATTTTTGAACACTTCTTTATCAGAACGTAAGGAATTTTTTGATGAAGCAACTGGTGTTAAACAATTTCAAATTAAACGTGACGACTCACTTAATAAACTTCGCTCTAGTTTAGAACATTTAGGCCAAGCTGAAATGTTGTTGGCTGAAATTGAACCTCGTTTAGGTCATTTAACTCGCCAGGTGACAAAATTAAAAAAGCGCGGCGAAGTTGAAGTTGAGTTAAGAGAACTTCAGTTGGCGTATTATCGCACCGTTTGGCATGAACTTAATGATCGTTTTAAGGAAGCCAATGAAAAATTATTAGTTTTAGAAAAAAATAAGCAAGTTAAAGAAAAGAAATTAATTAGTTTACAAAATGAACTAGAATCTTTAGAGCGTAATTCTTCTTCCGACAGAGAATTTAATACTTTGCAAAGAACTTTAGCTGAGAAGCAAGTCGAAAAAGAAAAGATAGCAGCTGAGCTAGCTAAGATTGATGCTCGTCTTGAGGTTGGCTTAGAGCGCGCTGGTAAATTTGATACAGCTTTCCTAAAACGTCGCCAAGGAGAATTGGACAGAGAAAAAATTAGATTAGATGAAGAATTAGTTAGACTAAATGAAACGGTTGTAAGTGCTAAAAAAGACGTTGATGCTCTAGAAATTGATCGTGAAAAATTAACCAAAGAAATAACAGCTTTGCACGAAGCTTTAGGTTCAGATGAAGCGATTAGCCGTGATGATGAATTAGTTAAGATGGAAAAAAGACTTAATAAGTCTTTGGAAATGTTGGGCGTCGCCGAACAATTAGAAGATCCTGTCATGATCAAACGTGCTTTAACAGAATTAAGGAAAGAACTATCCGAGCTATCTGAATTAGCCGCGCACTTAACTCAATCTTCGTCTAAGAAAACACAGAGTTCCTTAGTAGCTTTGACACAACGCAAAGAAGCGATTTTAGAGCGTTTAGTTGATAGTCGCCACACTTTAACGGTTAACGAGGAGAGACTTCGCTTAGAAGAAACCAAGCGCAAAGATATAGAAAGAGAGTTAAGCTCAATTGCTAATACTGTAAAATCTGACACTGGTGCTAATCCAGCTGACCGTCAGGCCGTTGAGCAAAACTTGGCTGCAATTGATAAAGAATTAACTTCAATTAGGCAAAGACTTAGTGTTTATACTAATGAACAAACTGAAGCTAGGCAGAAATTCTTTGCTTTACAAAGTAGTCTTCAGACTTTGCAAAATGAAATTAACTCAATTGCTAACGAACTTAATGAAAATAAAGTCGAGGCTGCTCGTCAGGAAACTAAGTTAGAAGATTTAGAAAATGGTATTAGACAGGATTTGGGTGGCTTAAAAGAAGTACGTGATGAACGTGCTAAAGAGTCACTTGATCGTTCTTCGGTTCAAGATAAAATCATGCAACTTAAGCGTCAAATGGAATTGATTGGCGGCATTGATCCAGAAATCGAAAGTGAATATATTTCTACTAAAGAACGTCACGATTTCTTAATGAATCAAGTTGATGATTTATTAGCCACTGGTCAATCCTTAGAACAAGTCATTGAAGAGTTGGATGCTAAAATTAAGGAACGTTTTGATAAGGAGTTTAAAATTATTTCTCAGAAGTTTGAAGAGTACTTTAAGATTTTATTCAATGGTGGTATCGCTAAAATTATTAAAGTCATGGCTGATGACGAGAATGACGAAAAAGATGATACTAAAGAAGAAGTACCAGAGCCAGTTATTATGTCAGCCTCAGCTACTAAATTAAAACGCATTAAATACTTGCAAAAGTATAATGCAACTGGTTTGGCTGGTATTGAAATTCAAGCAACTCCGCCAGGTAAAAAAATTAAATCGATTACTATGTTATCGGGTGGTGAAAGAGCTTTGACCGCGATCGCTTTGATCTGCGCAATTATCAGCGCCAACCCATCACCATTTGTGGTCTTAGATGAAGTTGACGCTGCTTTAGATGAAGCTAACTCAGAAAGACTAGCTAAGATTTTAGATGATCTATCCCATAAGACTCAATTCATTGTTATTACTCACAATCGAGCTTCAATGCTTAGAGCAGCCGTGCTTTATGGCGTTACTATGCAAGAAGATGGTGTTTCAAAATTGCTAAGCATTAAATTAGACGAAGCTAAATTTAGGTAG